Within Cucumis melo cultivar AY chromosome 4, USDA_Cmelo_AY_1.0, whole genome shotgun sequence, the genomic segment CGGATGCAACGCCTTACAAGTTATATCCATAGTGGAATAAAAGTTATAACTCGCTAATCATCTTCCTAGCAAACTACATACTATCCTCTTGCACGAATAtgaattacaatttttttcatATTGCACGAAGTTAAACTCAAACCACCTAATACTAAAAGCTCAATATTTGTTAGAAAGTTAGCAGAACTTCAAAAACTAACACTCATGCGATGGAGATAGCAGAAGTAACAGGAAGAAAACGAAACAACAAGTAATGCAGGAATTGAAATGAATCCAACCTTGCCATACACTGATCTTCAGAGCCTCCTTATTGAGTCCTCGTACATAATTCCCAAGGTACCTCTGCAATAAGTACGCCACTTGATCCTCCAACATTTTTGCTCACCTCTCGATCAAATTCTTGTTACGTTAATCTACAAACCAAACAGCAAGCAGAAGAAACttaagatgaagaagaaaaaaaataagaagaacGAAGAGCAATTCACAATCAATTCAATATTCATTCTCAGAGCCGGAATGATCCGTTCCAGTCACTTCTTCGTCTCTGTTGAGTAtctagaagaagaaaagaaaaaaaatcgccATTGTCGACATGTCGAATACACATTTCCTTATGGGATGATCATTACAATTGAAGCAATCGAACGGATTCTGAGTACTTCTAACAGCGTTTTCAGATCAACGCCACGTGATCTGCACGTGGTCAACATTTAATGGAAAAGTCAAACCTAATGGTAGTGTTAGTGGGTCGTAGGACGGAGCATATTGTGGTTCCGGTTGCATGTGATTTTTATCCGGATTACTTGATCGTTACTCCTGAGACTCAATATATTGAGTGAAATTACGCAATTGCCATTTAGGAAAGGCGGTGAAGGTTGTCGACGTGGGGAAACGGCCCGAGTCCAGTCCGAAGAACCGAACGTATGTGGATAGTTTTCTTTTGGCCCTTTTAGATTTATGCGTGATATGCACGTGATGGGTTctaatttgttagatttatttatttattgggGTAATAAATAATTAAGCTTATGATTTAAATTCTACGTTagtgtttaaaaaaaaaaaacaaatttataagATGATGCTTAGCAACAAAAACTTCATTTTATACATTTTCCCAGCGAAGATTTTGATTAGTGTAACAAATAAAGATTTTGATTGCAAACATGTATGGTAACATTGCCAATTACATGAGTGAGAAACGTGAAGTATTATGAGCAACAACAGAAACATAATTTGTTTTTAACAAAACCATTCCAATCCTTAGAACAGTGAAGGAAACGACGTAGAAACAATAAGATAGAGAAGATTCAACCTACctgtacttttttttaattctaaagTTTCACCTCACATGTTTTATTCTCAATTACAATGAAATTGGTATTTAGTTTTTTGAATCGATGGTGACTCAAAAGTTATATATGTTGAATTAGTTAAAATATAGCACCATGAACTTGAAATGGACATGAAGAAAAGTGTCTATTTCAAAGCTCGAATTAACGTATTTGAAATGTGTCTTAACCTCGCTAAATGGATAATAGGACGCGTATGACCCAAAGTACACTAAGATTGAAATGGACCCATAGGAAACTCTTTAGCCTCATTCAAGGTTGAGGTTAAACCTAACCAAATAAAATGTGAAACAAGACATACCCTACAACATGATAAGTTATATGACATCATTAGAAGCAATGGACAAATTCAAAACCACAATGTTACACAAGCAATAATATGGAAAGTACTTAAAGTATAGATTTGCAATAAACTATTTGCGAAacatatgttttaaaaaattgatatagTTAGAGGGTTATTTGTGGTAGTGAGTAAGTATGAATGCATGGTGTTTGAATTTTCAGACTTACTCTGAACGAAAATTAtacttgttaaaaaaaatttataggTGTAGGCTCTTGAAAAATTAAAAGTCTCCGAAGCTCTTTTGATACTTTTTAGAGACATTTCATCTCGTAGAACGACTTGTATTTACCCTCTTATTCATGTCATCTATCACTAAACAGAAGTCTTTCTTTTTGAAATGTCCTAGAAACATcataaatcaataaataaaaagcaAACTGTCGATTGTTTGATACATCTCAACACAAAGAAGTTAAGTGCACATACATATAAATTTAGGATAGctctattttcaaaatttatccgAGAAGAAGATAATACATGGTTAGAAGAAGATGGGAACATGTGCATGAGATTTTTGCTATAATATCATGAAATCTTAATTTCTTGtcataatttaaattttgttatacgattcaattttaaaagattACAAACCACGTGCCACGCACGTGTGAATGGTTTTCAAACATAACCCTCAAAGGCCAACCCAAAGTCCCATCTAGGTAAAGCCCAAAACCCTTATAATACTTGCAAAATTAAGGCCcagatatttgaaaaataaagcCCAAATACCCAAGTATTGTGGTAGAACTAACTTTACTAAAACTTCCATTTTATTCTCTTTCAGGAATTTTATTTCTACCAAATATATACacttttttttatgaaaataaaaaagtaatatTGAAACTTtgtatttgaaatatttatttttcataaagtatcataataatagaaactttaatttcataattttaaatttcaataatttagtCTCCAATAATTGTATATAACAAGGCAAACAACTCCATTCATTAACATGTTTCAATAATTCTTGAATGATTCAATAACCAGTCAATACATTATTAATCATATTATTCACGCATCAAATTATCTAGACAtggaaataattattttttttatacaaagtggttgtttcattttcaaaaagaaatcgtcaaaaaaaaaaaaaaaaaaacctcaaactATTTATcctttatataattttttttttttttttgtcttttaataGTTTTTTGTATTAAGAGTAAATAgtctgtgtttttttttttcaatttctttttggaAAAACACCTATTTTAAGTAGAAATGAACTAATAGAAAACAAAACCTAATGCATTAGAAACATAATTTAATATCAGTTAAAACAATATCACACGAAAACATATCATTTTAGAAATATGGAACCAACCACTTAATTTgcaattctaaaattttaactCCATATCAGACATAAATTCCtcctttatttcctttttcttttgaaatcataattatatTACTTAATTATTGTCTAACAAAGTAAAACAACTTTATAAACgcataatttttgaaaattagaaacaaaacTGTCATATTTGTAACCTCACAGTGTAATATAGATTTGAAAAAAGAACTTAACGACTAAAATCAGTACAATTGTTCACAAATTTTAGctgtggaaaaaaaatcattaatttcaaataatttcaaattaagTGAAAGTtgaacataaaataaaatttaaaatacttaaaaaaCACTCCCAAAATTAAGAAGTTTATTAGATACAATTTCAAAAGAATAAACCTCGTAGTGAGAATACAATAAACTCAGttcatatattattttataacaaGATTTGGTGATTACTTTAATTGTTCGAAGATATTTTATTTGCTTAGATACTCTATTAGAATATTTCGTCATTTTATCATTAATATTAGTTATAACTTCCAAGGCATAAATCTATATGAAAGGGAGGAAAATTCTCCcagaaacaaagaaagaaaaaggaagacatactccaaaaaagagaaaatacaATAAAACTAACTTTTCAAGAATGGAGGCACGTTTTAGAAAAATACAATTAGTCAGAGAAAATTTATACTTTcttaccatttttctttttatctctaACACTACTTAGTATGAATTATGCTACTTAGTTTAATTTAGAGTATTAAGTAGAATAATATTACAcctaaaacaaaaattatagaTCAACATAAATAactattttattctttattccTAGACAATTGAACACAATCTCTCTTATTTTATAGAATGGGAAATCTAATCTCTGAATAAAAGGATTAAATTCGACAAATCTAtctttaaataaataaaggaaaattCCTACAAAACCAAACATTAAATTCTTAAACAAGTTTAGAGGAAGAAACAAATAATCTTAGTCTtagaaaatttatattaatttggcaaacatgtttaaaaaaaagaactaagCTTGATTTTAAGAGAGATTTTCTTTACATATTTTCGGATCTTAGCAGCATGTGGTATAAGTAATTCTTGACGTTAAACTCTATGCGATTGAGAGGGAGTTTTTCTTTCTTGTAGTGTCCATCTAAAGAAACCAATACAACAAAGGTAAATGAAGGAGAATTCATAGGAAACAAGTGGGCAAAAAGCCAAATCATATTGTTTTCTCATTAGTCATTTCATTATATCATAATatacacaaaaaagaaaaggaaaaggaaaaaaagaaagtgagCAAATCcgagtaaaaaaaaatgaacacaAGACTTCCTCACCACCATCGACACAACTTAATTCACAGTTGCATAGTTTTCTCCCCACAATTTAAAACCTCCAAATAAAACAAATGCAAAAATTATAATCAAAACCAACTCTCTGCTCTTCCcgcttcttcttccttcttcaaaCTTCACCTCTTTCCCGGGAAtgttctctatatatatatatatgcggttttttaatatatatatatataatgattaTTACTTGATCTACGCTGCTGCCACCGTACCGGGGCGAAAACGGCAGTCGTGGTCGGCGGTGGATTTTCCCGGAGAGGTTGATTTTCTCTGATCTTTTTTCCTCATTGCTTTAATGGACGATGATAGattcatctttttctctttcgcTTCGTCCATATCAATTTGCCTTTGCCTACACTCTTCGCTGCAAAATGGAGTGTCTCCTCTGCAGATCATAATCATGAACAATATAATCAGAATCAAATCAACCACAGTCCACAGATCTAGTATtcattcctcttcttcttcccaaTTGAAACAGATCTCGAAATTTTCtaaatattcatcaaatataagaaaagaaaacattatTTAATCAAAACACATCGATTTCTATTTCTATTAGGTTTCTTTCACTCAAATCAAACCATTAACACAGATTCTCCGAAATCATAAATTCAAAACTCAAAATCTCCACAATtaagatttaaataaataaataaaaaaaagaactaacCTGTACATGAAAATGTCTTTATTATCAGACAGCGGTTTCTTGCAGAGAAAACAAGCTTCCAAGAAATGGTGATGGTGATCTTCAAATCTAGCATCGTAAAACCTCGGAGAGATTCTGGAGGAAGAAAACGAGAGGTTTCTGGTGGTTCTCCGGTGAGCACCGCCGTGACAAATGATCTTAGGGCGGAGAACGAAAGGGTGAGGATAATGGTTGTTATTGTTGTGAAGGTTTCCAGAAATTCCAGCTTCCACATCGATCAAAGAAACCAATCCATCGTCTTCGTCAATGAAATACGGCCTTCTTGCAGTTGCAGAAGAATCCATTGTTCCTTCTTTCTCAATCTGGAGagctagagagagagagagagagagagagagagagagaggagagggggaaagagagaaaaaagcgAAAAGAGGAGAGTTGGAAATGCGAAGGAGTGGAGCGGAGTTTTATAAAGGGAAAAAAGTGGAGTGAAGgaggtgagagaaaaataaataaacaaatacaaaAAGCGGTCCACAACCAACGGCAGGTTTTAGAGGAATCCATTGGAACAAAACACCTCggcttaaataataataatatttttaacaattaaCTTTATACATCTCCCCCTAATCTTGTTACTAATTACGGTTTTAACCTAAGTAAGGTACTATGatttaattacaaatttggtcgtattctttttttaaaagaaaaataaatttaaatttttataattcaCAGTCAAGAGTTTAACTATTAAACCTAAGGAGTATTTTATCAACTTATAAGGATTAATTTATAAGCTCTAAATTTGTAGAAACTCAAGCTTCAACTCTCTAAAAATGTCTAATTTAacctaaattttcaaaataaaatttcaaatttaagcagttttttttttttttttttgattttatATCATTTCCTGTATTTATAGGTATTTTGATTAAATTTGTCATTTACTGTGATTTTTGAATGCTTAATATTTAAGCACAAGTTAAGGGTTTAACTTAAATTAAGGGAGAAACCTTGTAATTAAAGTAGATTTTGGAATTAGATTGAGAGAGTGGTGTATTTTGTAAAATTGCGGTAGATTAAGGG encodes:
- the LOC103504340 gene encoding FCS-Like Zinc finger 2; its protein translation is MDSSATARRPYFIDEDDGLVSLIDVEAGISGNLHNNNNHYPHPFVLRPKIICHGGAHRRTTRNLSFSSSRISPRFYDARFEDHHHHFLEACFLCKKPLSDNKDIFMYRGDTPFCSEECRQRQIDMDEAKEKKMNLSSSIKAMRKKDQRKSTSPGKSTADHDCRFRPGTVAAA